In Erigeron canadensis isolate Cc75 chromosome 1, C_canadensis_v1, whole genome shotgun sequence, a single window of DNA contains:
- the LOC122604789 gene encoding probable DNA double-strand break repair Rad50 ATPase isoform X2, whose amino-acid sequence MATTTTTTQKPAPSEQLQTLMQSGQMSQSLSFSGLMSKEDEEMSKSALSTFKAKEEEIEKKKLEVKERVQAQLGRIEEETKRLATIQEELEALTDPMKKEVTVVRKRIDTVNKELKPLGQTCQKKEREYKEALDAFNEKNKEKVQLITRLMELVSESEKTRMKKLDELSKSIETVQ is encoded by the exons atggctacaacaacaacaacaacacaaaAACCAGCACCAAGTGAACAACTACAAACACTTATGCAATCTGGTCAAATGTCACAAAGTCTAAGTTTTAGTGGTTTAATgtcaaaagaagatgaagaaatgtCAAAATCTGCACTTTCTACTTTCAAAGCTAAAGAAGAAGAGATTGAAAAGAAGAAATTGGAAGTCAAAGAAAGAGTTCAAGCTCAGCTGGGTCGTATTGAAGAAGAAACTAAACGTTTGGCTACTATTCAAGAG GAACTTGAAGCACTCACAGATCCAATGAAAAAAGAAGTTACGGTGGTTCGTAAGAGGATTGACACTGTCAACAAAGAGTTGAAGCCACTCGGACAGACCTGCCAGAAGAAG GAAAGGGAGTATAAGGAGGCACTGGATGCTTTTAATGAAAAGAACAAGGAGAAAGTGCAACTAATCACAAGATTAATGGAG CTAGTGAGCGAAAGTGAGAAGACGAGGATGAAGAAGCTAGACGAGCTGAGCAAGAGCATTGAAACCGTACAATAA
- the LOC122604789 gene encoding cingulin-like protein 1 isoform X1 codes for MATTTTTTQKPAPSEQLQTLMQSGQMSQSLSFSGLMSKEDEEMSKSALSTFKAKEEEIEKKKLEVKERVQAQLGRIEEETKRLATIQEELEALTDPMKKEVTVVRKRIDTVNKELKPLGQTCQKKEREYKEALDAFNEKNKEKVQLITRLMEQLVSESEKTRMKKLDELSKSIETVQ; via the exons atggctacaacaacaacaacaacacaaaAACCAGCACCAAGTGAACAACTACAAACACTTATGCAATCTGGTCAAATGTCACAAAGTCTAAGTTTTAGTGGTTTAATgtcaaaagaagatgaagaaatgtCAAAATCTGCACTTTCTACTTTCAAAGCTAAAGAAGAAGAGATTGAAAAGAAGAAATTGGAAGTCAAAGAAAGAGTTCAAGCTCAGCTGGGTCGTATTGAAGAAGAAACTAAACGTTTGGCTACTATTCAAGAG GAACTTGAAGCACTCACAGATCCAATGAAAAAAGAAGTTACGGTGGTTCGTAAGAGGATTGACACTGTCAACAAAGAGTTGAAGCCACTCGGACAGACCTGCCAGAAGAAG GAAAGGGAGTATAAGGAGGCACTGGATGCTTTTAATGAAAAGAACAAGGAGAAAGTGCAACTAATCACAAGATTAATGGAG CAGCTAGTGAGCGAAAGTGAGAAGACGAGGATGAAGAAGCTAGACGAGCTGAGCAAGAGCATTGAAACCGTACAATAA
- the LOC122597607 gene encoding uncharacterized mitochondrial protein AtMg01250-like gives MACVSSSKFSICLNGEVHGYFKGGRGLRQCDPISLYLFTLVMEAVTLIMSKNIEESDEFGYRFGCKELKLSHMCFANDLLVVCKGNIGSLKVVKKVLDEFSQVSRLNPNMAKAQYSLGVCVTRVG, from the coding sequence ATGGCATGTGTCTCTTCATCTAAATTTTCTATCTGTTTAAATGGGGAAGTACATGGTTACTTTAAAGGGGGAAGAGGACTTAGACAATGTGACCCTATATCTCTTTACTTATTTACTTTGGTGATGGAGGCTGTTACTCTTATTATGAGTAAGAATATTGAGGAGTCAGATGAGTTTGGATATCGTTTTGGTTGTAAGGAATTGAAGTTATCCCATATGTGCTTTGCTAATGATTTACTTGTGGTCTGCAAAGGAAATATTGGATCTCTTAAGGTtgtgaaaaaggttttggatgAATTCAGTCAAGTTTCTAGATTGAATCCTAATATGGCAAAAGCACAATATTCTTTGGGAGTTTGTGTAACACGCGTGGGTTGA